The genomic interval AGAGCAATGCCGCTATCGCACGAGCGTGAGCTTGAATTTGTTGAAGTTTCTCAGCATCCATCGTCGGCATCCTTGGGAAATAGTAGGGGGTCCCTTTAGCATAATCGAGTCTTCCCAATTCGCTGCCTAAGTATTCCTACTCATTGCATAACTGGGATGCACCCGATTTAGTGTTATGGGAGGAGTGCGATTTTCTGACAAGAAAAGAATTGTTGATTTCATTTCAAAAGGTACTGGAGAGAGTTTCATGAGTGTTCTTGAAGGATTTTATCAGGAACTCAAAAATGAGTGGGCAGAAACAGGGAATGATATAGATAACTTTGAACAAAATGGACCGAAAATCATCATTATTCTGGACAATGCCAGTATTCACAAGCGTCAAGATATTCTAGAAATAATTAAGAAGAAGATGCCTAATCTGATTTTAGAATTCCTACCTGAATACAGCCCTGACTACAATCTGGCAGAATTGGTTTGGCACTCAGCAAAAGAGTTTATCTCTAATCGCCTATTTAAATCAATTGAAGAGCTGGAAGCTCTTGTCAATAAATTACTGAATGAGGGTGATTTGATTGTAAATTGGGGGAGAAGTATCAAAAATAAAGGAAATGCTATTAATGCAATTTAGATGCACACTAGCTTATCTCCTTGAAAATCGAACTTTGTTGAGCCAACTCCTGCTGGAGGATCAGATACCCATCTAGAGCAAAGAGTGGCCGCATCGTCGTATATTAAAAGCTCACCAGCTTCACTGCCGTTGGCATAGGATGTGTAGGTTCCTAACCAAAGATTTCCTATTGAGTCCACACTAGGTTCAATGGCTCGATTAGCTGAAGCATTTGCCATCATACCTGGCTTGCCGTTTTGTGCTAATCGAGAGATAAGAATATAATCCGAATCTTTAGGCGAATCCCAAGGCGAAACAGTCGAACCAATTAGCCACGCTCCTCCTTGCGGACTATTTAAGAGTTTTGCTCGCCATAATGGTGGAAGCAAGTACTTCTGGAGGATTGTACCGTCGATTGATACCCTCACTATTGCACACGAATGATCCGGTAAAATAGCTGCAACAATAGCATCGTCAGAGAACACTAAAGCTTCCGATATACAGACTAAGTTATGACTATCACTATCTTCTCTAGTGAGAATTTCACCTGAATACGCTTCGACTCGAATTAAGCCATTGCTTGTAGCAGCCCAGATAGTCTGATCCGGAGCTAAGGTCATAGGATGTTGTAGCCCGTAATCTCGTGAAATATAACGTTCGTAGGAAAGATTACCATCAACATCAATTCGAGCTAAAGCGCTGTTACCGCCTCCCATGCCAAACCATAAATCACCTGAATTTCCCACTAGAATTTCAGTCGTGATGGATGTCGGCAAATTAATGGTTCGAACAACTTGACCGACTTCATTAATAAAGTGAATACTATTGTCGCCGCTAGCACAAACAATGCAATCAGGATTTAGAAGTACTGGAGATCCCCAAAATCCCCACGAAGAAGGACAGTGCCAAAGAGGGTTTCCTTCGAAGTCAATTTTAATTAAACCAGTTCCATCTAAGATGGCAGCTCCGTCAGAAAGTATCAAAGGGTGAGAGATTAGATCATAGGTTAGACTATAAACCGAGTTTATAGGGAATGACCATTTTTTAGTAATTTGCTTCATATTACTCATTGATTCTAGAACTTCTCACTCCACAGAATGATTTTGAACCGAATTCCTAAATCTGTTCCAGTCGCTTCTAGGAATTACAATGTTAGCGTCACCCCTCTCTACTTTAAAGCGAGGATTCGGGGATAGTTGTCCACTTAAGCGGATACTATCTGGGACTAAGTTTTCCCTGAGAAAAGTTCTTAGTGCGATCGCCGATCTTTTGTAGGATGCGTTAGTGCGATCGCTGATCTCCTGTAGGATGCGTTAGTTTGCGTAACGCATCAATTCAAGGGCTTAATCTACACATTTCAAATCACAATTGAGTTTCTATTACTTCTTGAATCAAATTTTTTGTAGCGCTCCAATTAATAAATCAATGCGTTACGCTTGCAGCTAACGCATTCTACGCAAGGGGCGATCGCACTTCCGCCAAAGCTAATTGAGTTTAAGGGGCGATCTACAAGTGATTGGCGATCTCGCTGATATCCCAGATTAGAAGTTGCCCAGGGTAACTACCAGTAATCAACTCTTTTCCATCAGGAGTAAAGGCAAGTGCCATAATATGCCTTTCTTTATCGGATTGCCCCAACAACCTTCCTGTTTGAACATCCCAGAGTCGCAAGTCATGATACCTCATACCTGTAGCCAATTCACGTCGCCCCGAATAACCAACGGTTGCGAGAATTTTACTATTTGGTGAGAAGGCAAGTGCATGAGCACTATCATAAAAATGCCCTGAAAAAATGCGAATTCGGTTGCCTGTTTCCAAGTTCCATAAACTGATTCCTTTGTTAGCATCTCCGCGAGCCATTAGTTTGCCATTTGAGGCAAATGCAACTTTAGAAAATACATCCTCTACCCCAATTTCATTTTTAGAATCTGCCAGTGTTTGAATCAACTTACCAGTTTTAATGTCATAGGTATGAACCGTACCAGCGAGATCCGCTCCTCTCACAAAGTTGCTATCAGAAGAGAAGCCAATTTGAACAATTCTGCGCGGCATAATGAAAACATATTTCAACTGCCCTGTGTATAGATTCCAAACTCTGATCGCATTATCGTCTCTCCCACCACTTGCCACAATTTTTCCGTCTGGTGAAAAAGCAATCGTTGTTATGTAGGAACCCTGTGAAGCAAGTTTTTTCTCTAATTTGCCCGTTTGAGCATTCCAAAGTGTAAGTTGCTTATTCGGTTGACTAAAATCACCTGTTAAAAGAGCGTTTTTATCGGGAGAAAAGGCAACAGCTGTGACTGAAGAATTCTGGCTTGTAAGTGGCAAGCTAAATAGGATGTGACCACTCCTTCTGTCCCATACTATGAAAGGATTACTGTAGTTGATGATCGCTAAGCTGTTTCCATCTGGAGATATTGCAACATCGGATATTCCAGCCATAGAGTTGGATAATTGTAGTTGTAAAGTCTTTGGTTCGGGGAGTGAAGAGAAGTGTGAAATGACAGAAGAACAAGAACAATTAAACAGAGTGGCAGAGATCACAAGCAAACCTAGCAGGCTCTCTTGCATCCGCTTTGCTCCCCAACTCTTAGCTCTACCATTTATGCCCATATTCGTCAGCTTAATCATTTCTCATCTATAGTACGATGGCCCTCTCCATAGATTGGGTTGAGTACGATCGCCGATTTTTTGTAGATACTGTTTTGCGAGTCAAGGGGTGGGGCAAAGTTTGGTCGGGTCAAAGGGCTGCCTTGAATGCAAAACACCGTAGATGATGCGGATCAACTTATGCATGACCGCTCCGACGACCTGCATCTTGGTTTTGCCCGCTGCGAGTAAGCGATCGCGAAAGGCTTGAATTTGAGGACAACGCCGGATCAGGTTCAAGGCTGGGAAATAAAGCACTTTACGCAGACGGAGGCTGCCAATTTTACATAATCGGGTTTTGCCTTGAACGGATGTTCCCGATTGATGTTCTTGCGGGGTTACCCCTGCAAACGCTGCGAGTGCGATCGCCCTCTCTCGCTTAGGTTGGGTTGAGTCTGCGAAACCCAACATCCACATACACTGGGACGATCAAAAAGTTGAATGACAAAGCGTGAAATCGTGCAGTCAAATCATTCGCTTCTGCGGGGTTAGTAAAGTTGGGTTTCCTGTCGTCAACCCAACCCACAGCGAGGGGCGATCGCGCGGAGCTGAAATTTGCACTTATTTTCGCTGATAACCCTCAGCACATTTGTACCCACCATTATTTGGGAGACTATCTTCGTAATCACAAGCTGCAACTGCTGGTATTTTGCTTACCCAAAGGCAATTTAGAATCATTGAAACTAAAGCAATCTGGCTCTCCAAAACGATTACTTCTGAGTCAATCGGAAAAATCTCGATTCGTTGTTGAAAATATAGAAAGCCATCAGGAAATTGCTGCCCTTTGACTGGATCAGAATCTACATTTCTCACAACCTCTATGCTATTATTTTGTACAGATGAAATAGTGACATTGCTATTTTTATGCAGTAATTGTCTCAGTTGGTCCGAGCTAGCATCAGCGTAAATTATACAAGCTAAATCTGTAGACATTCTAGTTACCTCCTGCCCTTAGAATTGTCGGATTGAAGGGCGATCGCCCTACTTCATGTTTGTACGATATTCAAAAAATATTACTAACCGATCAAAATTTTTGCATGTCCCCTTGACGATTTCACCACCGATTACAGTAGGAGTAGAAGTGTTCAGCTTCCGACTCCTTACCCTTCGACTTCCATTTCATGTTGACGCAGAATCAGGTTCTTCAAAATCGCTACTTTCTCAAGCAACCGTTGGGCAACCATGCCGGACGGCAAACCTGGTTAGCGGCAGACCAGCAGACAGAGACGATCGTGGTGGTCAAACTGCTGGCATTTAGTCCGCAGATGCAATGGGATGCGCTGAGATTGTTTGAGCGGGAGGCAGCCGTCCTTCAGCAACTCAACCATCCCAGAATCCCCCGCTATCTCGACTATTTTTCGATCGATAAAAAGGATGGCGGCGGACTCTGCTGGTTTGGGCTGGTGCAGGAATATATTCCCGGTGCTTCTTTGCAGCAACGGTTGCAGCAGGGAGAGCGGTTTAATTCCACGCAAATTCAGGAAATAGCCACTCAAATTTTAGAAATTTTGCTCTATTTGCATGGGTTAGAGCCACCTGTTTTGCATCGAGATATCAAACCTGGCAACCTGATTTTGAATGAAACAGGGCAGGTCTACCTGGTTGATTTTGGTTCCGTGCAGCATCAGGCCGCGATCGAAGGCGTTACATTTACCATCGTGGGGACCACTGGCTACACTCCCTTAGAGCAGTTTTGGGGACGGGCAACCCCTGCCTCTGACCTCTATGCATTAGGAGCCACCTTAATTCACCTGATCACCGGGATTGCCCCGGCAGATTTACCCCAGCGCAATTTGCGGATTCAGTTTCGCGATCGCATCAGCCTTGACCCTGCCTTCGTTGCCTGGATAGAAGCCCTGGTTGAACCCGATCTGGAACTGCGTTACCCATCTGCCCAGCAAGCCCTGACAGATTTACGCGCGCGGCAATCGCTTCACTATCCCTTTCAGAGGGTTCCTCCTCCAGTGGGTCGCCGAATTAAACTACTGCGCTCGCCCCAACAATTGAATCTTGAAATTCAAGGATGGAAGCAACTTCCGTTTCTGCCGTTAGATTTCGCCATTTTTGGCATCAAAGGTCTGCTGGCACTCAGCTCACTGTTTTCCCAGGGATTAATTGTGGCAGGACTGCTTGCCAGCACGATCGCAATTCTGATCAGCACCTTCTGGATTGGGGCTGAAATGTTGATTTGGCTACTATTTGGGATGTGGTTTGCGTTCATTGGATACCAGTGTATGAAAGCGCTAAACCAGGAACTGGCAGGCGTAAGAACCGACCTGAAGCGATCGCCCTCCCCCTTCCTCGCCTTTGGCACCCATCGCCTTCAGCTTGACAAAACCCGACTGACCATCACCTGGAAGATTCTGGGATTTACCGTTCGCAATTTAGCGGCACAAACAGCCAACATTACCGAAATTTCGGGCGATCGGGGTACTCTGACGATTGAAACCGTAGAAACTGCCCATCAACTCGGCTACCGCCTGTCTTCCGCTGAGTCCAAATGGCTCGTTCGGGAAATCAGGGATTGGCTGAATTACCAGGGCAGCAGGGAGAACGATAAAGGATAAAAGGGTGGGAAAAGGCAGAAGACCCAAATTCTCCTCACCCCTCCCATTCAATTCAAAACTCAAAACTTAAAACTCTACTCCTCCTTCCCTTCTTCCAACCGTTGCAGTGAAATCCTGGCCGCTTCAGCCACTTGAGGATGGCTGTCTCTTTCCAGATATTTTAGTGCTGAAAGGCTTTTAGGGGTTGGGAGTTGTCCCAGGGCTTCAGCCAATCTCTGGCGCACCAGCCAGTCCTCCGATTGGGCAAAGCGCAAAATGTGATCGACGGCATCTAAGGCTTTGATTTCTCCTAAAGCTGCAATTGCAGCTTGCTGCAAAACGATTTCATTACTATCCAATGCCTGGATCAACAAATCGTAGGCACGGGGATCTTTGAGATTACCGAGGGAAACCGCTGCACTAAAGCGTACCAACCAATCCGTGTCTTCGTAGAATGCCCGTGATAAAGGTTCGAATGCGCGCGGATCTTGCAGATATCCCAAAGCCCCAGCGGCATCCGCCCGAATGCTGTAATCGGGTTCGTTAACCAGAATGTCTAAAAGGATGGGGTAGCTTTCGTCAGTCTGCTTAATCCCCAGGGCAAACACTGCCATCGCTCGAATTTGCAGACTCTCATCATCCAACACTTTTTTGATCAAAGGCACTGCAAATTCAGCGGGGACATCTCGCAAGGATGCCAGCGCAACCATGCGATCGCGAGTATTCTGACTTTCCAGTTGCGTTGAAATTTGTTCTAAATCTGAGGGATTCATTACAAAACTTTACATAAAGGTTTCTATGATTATATCGCAGGAGCAGGGGATAGGTGTCAGGGGCTAGGGCACAGGGAAGGGATAAAGGCTGAAGGATAAAGGGTAGAAACGATCTCATCCTCCCATTCTCTTTGAGTAGGGGAGATACCAGGAGCCAAGGGGTCAGAAAATTCTGACTCCTGGCTTCCTGAGTTGTGCCAAATTAACGGGTAGCCTTTAAAACTTCTAATTTTAATTCTGTTTCAACTCCCAATTCCCAACCGACCTGCCAATCCAGGGGTCAGGGGTAGTAGAGTTGCGACCATTAGAAATAATGCCAACAATGCCAGGGCTGCCCTGGCATCGTCGGGTTCTGTCAAGTCGTTCAAGGTTGGACGTTCTAACTCGCGTTGCAAAAACAAAACCAGGATTGCCCAATACAGCGCCAGAGGATTGACCAGCGATACCAACCCCAACACAATAATGGTGCCGATCGTTGTGCGACCTGCAATTTTGCGTCCATAAATTGCCTGCACAATTCTGCCCCCATCCAATTGCCCCGCTGGCATTAAATTTAGGGCGGTAATCACTAACCCCAGCCAACCTAGAATGACTAAGGGATGCACATCCACGATCGGTTGTTGCAAAGACTCGCGTAGCACCACCCGTGCCAGAGTTCCAACCAGAATAGAACCCTTAAAAAACTCGGTGGGTAACTGGAACAGGCTCCCCTGGTGGGATAGAACCAGCCCTACAATCAACATCACAAGGGCAACCATGCCACCGGCGGCGGGTCCTGCAAAGGCAATATCGAACAAAACGGATCGGTTTGGCAATAAGGACTCAAATCGCGTCAGGGCACCAAAAGAGCCAAGCTGCCAGGTTGGAATGAAGAATGGCAGGCTGAGACGAATTTGGTAGCGCTGTGCCACTAGCCAATGCCCCAATTCGTGGGTGGTTAGCACAAACAGAATTCCAAGGGCTAAGGGCAAAACCTCCTGCCAGCGTCCAGGTGCACTAAAAAAGTCAAATCCGCGCATTAGCCCACCGCTCTCTAAACAGGTTGAGATCGTGGCCAGCAGCAGTAACACCGAAATACCTTTCTGCACCACTGTCATGGGTTTTGGGTCACGACTGCTCGGCAGTACGATAACCACAGGCTTACCATCCTGACTTTCAACTAAAAAAAGGCGGTAGCGATCGCCCAATTGCTCCTGCAAAGCTGAGGACATTCGGTCATAGGTGGGTTGCGGTTCTCCCCGCAGGTTTCCCCGAAAAACAGCCCCTTCCTGATAGGGGATTGTTTCAGTTGCAAAAAAGGTGTCAATCCCAAAAATGCCCTGAATAGCCCGCAAATCTTCCGCTGGAATGGGAACGACATCAGGCTCTTTAACAACTCCTTCCGGTTGGGGTGGACGGGTGGCACCCGATTCTGCATCTCTAATGTCCTCCGGCTTAGGTTCCGCCTGCTCTGTCTCCTGAGCAATGGCAGAAGCCCGTCGGGAGAGGGTTTCTTGCCCCAGCGCCCGCAATCGATTGCCCAAGAAGATGTAAACCCCGGTGGATAGTACAAATAAAAACAGTACACTGACCAGGTTCAGGTAGATGCCTGCTGCCGAAAGGCTAAAAAAGATGAGCCAGGGAGCCATCAACACGACCGACTGTAACCAGGCTAAGATCCCCAGTTTGCCAAAGGGTCTAGCACGGTTAAACCCCCAACCCAAAAAACCCAATGCGACCAGCACGGTAATTGCCGTAATCATCCCCAAACCTCTGCGAAACAGATCCGGAACACATTGCACAGATCTAATCTACCTGAATCAGGCACCTCCAGAATGCCCCTGACAAAAGAGGCAGCCCGATGGACTGCCTCAAAATTTCAGGTATTTTATCGTGTTGCTCCAACCTGACCAGGAAAGAGTATTCAAAAGCCAGGAGAGTTCAGAATATTTAACTTCTCCTGGCTTCTGGCTTCTGGCTTATGTTTTGCCTACTTCTTACCCTTCTTGCCGTCCTTCTTGCCGTCCTTCTTGGACTCCTTCTTTTCCGCCTCTTTCGCAACAGGCGCTTGAGCTTCAGGCGCTTGAGCAGGTTCTTTGGCTTCAGGCGCTTGAGCAGGTTCACTTTCTTTGGTAGTGGTGCCCATCTGAGCAGCCACTTCAGCAACAAAGTCCGTTTCTTCCTTCTCGATGCCTTCGCCCAGGACAAACCGGACGAAGCGACGAACCTGGATGTTTTCACCCAGTTGAGCAACGTGCTGCTTCACCAATTCCTCTACAGTAATGTTTTGATCACGAATGTAGGGTTGATCGAGCAAGCAAAGCTCTTTCAGGCGCTTGTCAATCCGTCCCTGAACGATCTTTTCCTTGATGTTGTCAGGTTTGCCCGCCAGGTCTTCCTTCCCCATCTCGATCGCCGTTTCCTTCTCAACAAAGTCCTTCGGGATGTCAGCAACCTTGACGTATTCAACCTGGGTGCTGGCAACGATCTGCTTGGCAATATCCTGAACCAGTTTTTTGAAGGCTTCATTCCGCGCTACAAAGTCTGTCTGGCAGTTTACTTCTACCAGCACACCCACCCGGCTACCCGTATGGATGTAGCTATCAATTAATCCTTCGGCTGCCGTTTTGCCTTCTTTCTTGCCAGCAGACGCAATGCCCTTCTTACGAAGCCATTCACCTGCTTTCTCAAGATCACCGTCATTTTCCTGGAGTGCTTTTTTGCAATCCATCATACCTGCACCTGTTTTCTGGCGCAGTTCGCTCACCATTTTTGCTGTAATTTCCGCCATTTCCCTTAGTCCTGCTCTGAATTAGTTTTGAGTTTTAAGTTTAAGGGATGGGTTACAGAATTAGATTGATTCAAAAACCCATCACTCAAGACTCAGCGTCAGTGCCCGTTACTCTTCCGTATCCTCATCTTCCTCAGGAATGAACGAGGTGTCGTTATCTTCGTAATCGAACTCTTCTTCAGCGCCGTCGTAATCTTCGTAATCGTCCTCAGCCTCAAGCTCGCCGTGCCGACCTTCGTAGATCGCATCTGCCAATTTGCCTACTATTAGCTTAATCGACCGGATGGCATCATCGTTGGCAGGAATGGGAACATCCACCACATCAGGGTCGCAATTGGTATCCAGGAGGGAGACGATCGGAACCCCTAATTTCTGACATTCCTGGACTGCGTTATATTCCCGTCGCTGGTCCACAATCACGACAATATCAGGAACTTTCCGCATTGCCTTAATGCCACCCAAATATTTTTGCAGCTTCTCCAACTC from Kovacikia minuta CCNUW1 carries:
- a CDS encoding site-2 protease family protein encodes the protein MITAITVLVALGFLGWGFNRARPFGKLGILAWLQSVVLMAPWLIFFSLSAAGIYLNLVSVLFLFVLSTGVYIFLGNRLRALGQETLSRRASAIAQETEQAEPKPEDIRDAESGATRPPQPEGVVKEPDVVPIPAEDLRAIQGIFGIDTFFATETIPYQEGAVFRGNLRGEPQPTYDRMSSALQEQLGDRYRLFLVESQDGKPVVIVLPSSRDPKPMTVVQKGISVLLLLATISTCLESGGLMRGFDFFSAPGRWQEVLPLALGILFVLTTHELGHWLVAQRYQIRLSLPFFIPTWQLGSFGALTRFESLLPNRSVLFDIAFAGPAAGGMVALVMLIVGLVLSHQGSLFQLPTEFFKGSILVGTLARVVLRESLQQPIVDVHPLVILGWLGLVITALNLMPAGQLDGGRIVQAIYGRKIAGRTTIGTIIVLGLVSLVNPLALYWAILVLFLQRELERPTLNDLTEPDDARAALALLALFLMVATLLPLTPGLAGRLGIGS
- a CDS encoding WD40 repeat domain-containing protein, which translates into the protein MIKLTNMGINGRAKSWGAKRMQESLLGLLVISATLFNCSCSSVISHFSSLPEPKTLQLQLSNSMAGISDVAISPDGNSLAIINYSNPFIVWDRRSGHILFSLPLTSQNSSVTAVAFSPDKNALLTGDFSQPNKQLTLWNAQTGKLEKKLASQGSYITTIAFSPDGKIVASGGRDDNAIRVWNLYTGQLKYVFIMPRRIVQIGFSSDSNFVRGADLAGTVHTYDIKTGKLIQTLADSKNEIGVEDVFSKVAFASNGKLMARGDANKGISLWNLETGNRIRIFSGHFYDSAHALAFSPNSKILATVGYSGRRELATGMRYHDLRLWDVQTGRLLGQSDKERHIMALAFTPDGKELITGSYPGQLLIWDISEIANHL
- a CDS encoding HEAT repeat domain-containing protein produces the protein MNPSDLEQISTQLESQNTRDRMVALASLRDVPAEFAVPLIKKVLDDESLQIRAMAVFALGIKQTDESYPILLDILVNEPDYSIRADAAGALGYLQDPRAFEPLSRAFYEDTDWLVRFSAAVSLGNLKDPRAYDLLIQALDSNEIVLQQAAIAALGEIKALDAVDHILRFAQSEDWLVRQRLAEALGQLPTPKSLSALKYLERDSHPQVAEAARISLQRLEEGKEE
- a CDS encoding serine/threonine protein kinase, producing MLTQNQVLQNRYFLKQPLGNHAGRQTWLAADQQTETIVVVKLLAFSPQMQWDALRLFEREAAVLQQLNHPRIPRYLDYFSIDKKDGGGLCWFGLVQEYIPGASLQQRLQQGERFNSTQIQEIATQILEILLYLHGLEPPVLHRDIKPGNLILNETGQVYLVDFGSVQHQAAIEGVTFTIVGTTGYTPLEQFWGRATPASDLYALGATLIHLITGIAPADLPQRNLRIQFRDRISLDPAFVAWIEALVEPDLELRYPSAQQALTDLRARQSLHYPFQRVPPPVGRRIKLLRSPQQLNLEIQGWKQLPFLPLDFAIFGIKGLLALSSLFSQGLIVAGLLASTIAILISTFWIGAEMLIWLLFGMWFAFIGYQCMKALNQELAGVRTDLKRSPSPFLAFGTHRLQLDKTRLTITWKILGFTVRNLAAQTANITEISGDRGTLTIETVETAHQLGYRLSSAESKWLVREIRDWLNYQGSRENDKG
- a CDS encoding transposase yields the protein MGCTRFSVMGGVRFSDKKRIVDFISKGTGESFMSVLEGFYQELKNEWAETGNDIDNFEQNGPKIIIILDNASIHKRQDILEIIKKKMPNLILEFLPEYSPDYNLAELVWHSAKEFISNRLFKSIEELEALVNKLLNEGDLIVNWGRSIKNKGNAINAI
- a CDS encoding transposase, translating into MLGFADSTQPKRERAIALAAFAGVTPQEHQSGTSVQGKTRLCKIGSLRLRKVLYFPALNLIRRCPQIQAFRDRLLAAGKTKMQVVGAVMHKLIRIIYGVLHSRQPFDPTKLCPTP
- the tsf gene encoding translation elongation factor Ts: MAEITAKMVSELRQKTGAGMMDCKKALQENDGDLEKAGEWLRKKGIASAGKKEGKTAAEGLIDSYIHTGSRVGVLVEVNCQTDFVARNEAFKKLVQDIAKQIVASTQVEYVKVADIPKDFVEKETAIEMGKEDLAGKPDNIKEKIVQGRIDKRLKELCLLDQPYIRDQNITVEELVKQHVAQLGENIQVRRFVRFVLGEGIEKEETDFVAEVAAQMGTTTKESEPAQAPEAKEPAQAPEAQAPVAKEAEKKESKKDGKKDGKKGKK